A genomic region of Oryza glaberrima chromosome 1, OglaRS2, whole genome shotgun sequence contains the following coding sequences:
- the LOC127760981 gene encoding bifunctional aspartate aminotransferase and glutamate/aspartate-prephenate aminotransferase, which translates to MHKSTTPARFEPIQQHKLPTAGTHAAELSATTLPSMAASTSATSFSTPAKPASSSSSSSSPNSVCFARASGRCRMASVVVRAEAVDATISPTVSALRPSKTMAITDQATALRQAGVPVIGLAAGEPDFDTPHVIAEAGMNAIKDGYTRYTPNAGTLELRKAICNKLQEENGISYSPDQVLVSNGAKQCITQAVLAVCSPGDEVLIPAPYWVSYPEMATLAGATPVILPPSISENFLLRPELLASKINEKSRLLILCSPSNPTGSVYPKELLEEIADIVKKYPRLLVLSDEIYEHIIYQPAKHTSFASLPGMWDRTLTVNGFSKAFAMTGWRLGYLAAPKHFVAACGKIQSQFTSGASSISQKAGLAALNLGYAGGEAVSTMVKAFQERRDYLVKSFKELPGVKISEPQGAFYLFIDFSSYYGSEVEGFGTIKDSESLCMFLLEKAQVALVPGDAFGDDKCIRMSYAAALSTLQTAMEKIKEAVALIKPRVAAK; encoded by the exons ATGCACAAGTCCACCACCCCTGCTCGATTCGAACCAATACAACAACACAAACTACCTACCGCTGGGACACACGCAGCCGAGCTAAGCGCTACCACCctcccatccatggcggcctccacctccgccacctccttctCCACTCCCGCCaagcccgcctcctcctcctcctcctcctcaagtCCCAACTCCGTCTGCTTCGCCAG GGCGTCGGGGAGGTGCAGGATGGCGTCGGTGGTGGTgagggcggaggcggtggacgcGACCATCAGCCCGACGGTGAGCGCGCTGCGGCCGTCCAAGACCATGGCCATCACCGACCAGGCCACGGCGCTGCGGCAGGCTGGCGTCCCGGTcatcggcctcgccgccggggagcCCGACTTCGACACGCCGCACGTGATTGCTGAG GCTGGGATGAATGCAATTAAGGATGGTTATACAAGGTACACTCCTAATGCTGGGACTTTGGAGCTGAGAAAGGCTATCTGCAATAAACTCCAAG AGGAAAATGGGATATCCTACAGTCCAGATCAGGTGCTGGTGAGCAATGGAGCTAAGCAATGCATTACGCAAGCCGTACTTGCCGTTTGCTCACCTGGTGATGAG GTTTTGATACCAGCACCATACTGGGTCAGTTATCCTGAGATGGCTACATTGGCTGGTGCAACTCCAGTGATCCTTCCTCCAAGCATATCAGAGAATTTCTTGCTAAGGCCAGAGCTGCTTGCTTCAAAGATCAACGAGAAATCGAGGCTTTTGATTCTCTGCTCTCCTTCTAATCCAACTGGATCAGTATATCCAAAGGAGCTGCTTGAAGAAATAGCTGACATAGTCAAGAAGTATCCTAGGCTTCTT GTTTTGTCTGATGAGATTTATGAGCATATCATCTATCAGCCAGCAAAACACACAAGCTTTGCTTCATTGCCTGGAATGTGGGATAGAACATTAACTGTAAATGGTTTTTCTAAG GCTTTTGCAATGACGGGCTGGCGACTTGGATACCTTGCAGCCCCAAAACATTTTGTTGCAGCCTGTGGAAAGATCCAAAGCCAG TTTACTTCAGGTGCTAGTAGCATATCACAGAAGGCAGGGCTCGCTGCTTTGAACCTTGGCTACGCTGGTGGTGAAGCAGTCTCAACTATGGTCAAAGCATTCCAGGAACGTCGTGATTACCTTGTAAAAAGTTTCAAGGAACTGCCAGGTGTGAAGATATCAGAGCCTCAG GGTGCCTTTTATTTGTTCATCGACTTCAGCTCCTACTATGGATCTGAAGTAGAGGGTTTTGGCACTATCAAGGACTCTGAGTCCCTCTGCATGTTCCTCTTGGAGAAAGCACAG GTTGCACTTGTCCCGGGCGATGCATTTGGGGACGACAAATGCATCCGCATGTCATATGCTGCAGCACTATCTACGCTTCAAACTGCTATGGAGAAAATCAAAGAAGCTGTTGCGCTGATCAAACCCCGTGTTGCTGCTAAGTGA
- the LOC127760997 gene encoding zinc finger protein STOP1 homolog — protein sequence MDSGLGRSSETSLKALPSMASNATRNTDPDQQGVRFSSMDQPPCFARPGQSFPAFPPLFGVQSSSLYVPDDIEAKIGNQFESNPSPNNPTMDWDPQAMLSNLSFLEQKIKQVKDIVQSMSNRESQVAGGSSEAQAKQQLVTADLTCIIIQLISTAGSLLPSMKNPISSNPALRHLSNTLCAPMILGTNCNLRPSANDEATIPDISKTPDYEELMNSLNTTQAESDEMMNCQNPCGGEGSEPIPMEDHDVKESDDGGERENLPPGSYVVLQLEKEEILAPHTHFCLICGKGFKRDANLRMHMRGHGDEYKTAAALAKPSKDSSSESAPVTRYSCPYVGCKRNKEHKKFQPLKTILCVKNHYKRSHCDKSYTCSRCNTKKFSVIADLKTHEKHCGRDKWLCSCGTTFSRKDKLFGHVALFQGHTPALPMDDIKVTGASEQPQGSEAMNTMVGSAGYNFPGSSSDDIPNLDMKMADDPRYFSPLSFDPCFGGLDDFTRPGFDISENPFSFLPSGSCSFGQQNGDS from the coding sequence ATGGACAGTGGCTTGGGAAGAAGTTCAGAGACATCCTTGAAAGCCTTGCCATCAATGGCAAGTAATGCAACAAGGAATACTGATCCTGACCAACAGGGTGTTCGATTCAGTTCCATGGACCAGCCTCCATGTTTTGCAAGACCTGGTCAATCGTTCCCTGCTTTTCCTCCACTCTTTGGGGTTCAGTCTTCCAGCTTGTATGTACCTGATGACATTGAAGCTAAAATCGGTAACCAGTTCGAATCAAATCCTTCCCCGAATAATCCTACAATGGATTGGGACCCTCAGGCAATGCTGAGCAACTTATCCTTCCTTGAGCAGAAGATCAAGCAGGTAAAAGACATCGTGCAGTCTATGAGTAATCGTGAGAGCCAAGTTGCTGGTGGTTCCAGCGAGGCACAAGCAAAGCAGCAGCTTGTCACTGCTGATCTCACTTGTATTATAATTCAGCTTATTTCAACAGCTGGTTCCTTGCTTCCTTCGATGAAGAACCCAATCAGCAGCAACCCGGCACTCAGACATCTCAGTAACACACTTTGTGCTCCTATGATCCTGGGCACCAATTGTAACCTGCGACCAAGCGCAAACGACGAAGCCACAATTCCTGACATTAGCAAGACCCCTGACTATGAGGAGCTGATGAATAGCCTTAATACTACTCAGGCAGAAAGCGATGAGATGATGAACTGCCAAAATCCTTGTGGTGGGGAAGGGTCAGAACCGATTCCAATGGAAGACCATGATGTGAAGGAGAGTGATGATGGTGGTGAGAGAGAGAATCTCCCCCCTGGGTCTTATGTAGTATTGCAATTAGAGAAGGAGGAGATTTTAGCACCACATACTCACTTCTGCTTGATCTGTGGCAAGGGTTTCAAAAGAGATGCTAATCTTAGGATGCACATGAGGGGCCATGGAGACGAGTACAAAACTGCTGCAGCTCTTGCGAAACCTTCGAAAGATTCTAGCTCAGAGTCTGCACCAGTTACAAGGTACTCGTGCCCATATGTTGGCTGCAAGCGGAACAAAGAGCACAAGAAGTTCCAGCCTCTCAAGACAATCCTGTGTGTGAAGAACCACTACAAGAGAAGCCACTGTGACAAGAGCTACACCTGCAGCCGTTGCAACACCAAGAAGTTCTCAGTTATCGCGGACTTGAAGACTCATGAAAAACACTGTGGCCGCGACAAGTGGCTATGCTCGTGTGGAACAACCTTCTCAAGAAAAGACAAGCTATTTGGGCATGTTGCTCTTTTCCAAGGGCACACGCCTGCACTCCCTATGGATGATATCAAAGTAACAGGAGCATCAGAGCAACCTCAAGGCAGCGAGGCGATGAACACCATGGTGGGGAGCGCTGGGTATAACTTCCCCGGTAGCTCATCGGACGACATCCCAAATCTTGACATGAAGATGGCCGATGATCCGCGCTATTTCTCGCCATTGAGCTTTGATCCTTGCTTCGGTGGGCTTGATGACTTCACTCGACCTGGATTTGACATCTCTGAGAATCCCTTCTCCTTCTTGCCCTCAGGATCATGCAGCTTCGGGCAGCAGAACGGAGACAGCTGA